In Gemmatimonadota bacterium, a genomic segment contains:
- a CDS encoding TonB-dependent receptor, with amino-acid sequence MFFRSASAAALAAVSLSTVLYSAPVRAQDSTWVGPEPVLLDTIVVTANRWEQAAWTVPNHTTVITSADLRRAGDLFLGDALRRVSGMAVARNGSFGGVASLFLRGGESDHVQVLVDGVQVNEPGGGFDLSHLTVHNVERIEILRGPGSALFGSDAVSGVVHVITRRGAGPARYELDFGGGSFGSLRWQNRFSGSSEAVSYSLAVGGSRTDGILAYNNEHSQTTLSGSVRITPDPRTDASVSLRYHDHTFHFPTDGAGRLTDRNAFTFGDVLSLGLEATRRWTDSFSTQVLLGLNESDRGSDDAPDDGADTLGFYGYSSLDNTRRASADVRAVYRFAGVLAAGVEFERQSMRSFNESLSEFGSSGGGSSHRRDNRALYGQLSYPVSGFSLDAGVRREDNERFGSATSFRTGGVLRLTDTGTRFRISAATGIKEPTFYESYATGFVRGNPDLRPERSTSYEVGLEQEVSSRAGLAVTAFNQSYRDLVQYAGAAAPEEPNFHNVAEARSRGIELEGDFEIGSLSATLNYTWLDTEAVDTGFDEGPGAAFVEGEALLRRPRHHLALTAGLDLTSTFRVDAFLRRVGERRDLDFTGWPAESVTLPAYVVTDLAASFDVVAPKRGRPGFAVTVRAENLLDEVYEDVFGFVSPSRGIYLAGRLTAGG; translated from the coding sequence ATGTTCTTCCGCTCCGCTTCGGCCGCGGCTCTCGCTGCGGTCTCCCTCTCGACCGTTCTCTACTCCGCGCCCGTTCGAGCGCAGGACTCGACCTGGGTCGGCCCGGAACCAGTCCTGCTCGACACCATCGTGGTCACCGCCAACCGCTGGGAACAGGCGGCATGGACGGTCCCGAACCACACCACCGTCATCACCTCCGCCGACCTGCGCCGGGCCGGCGACCTCTTTCTCGGAGACGCGCTCCGCCGAGTTTCCGGCATGGCCGTGGCTAGAAACGGCTCCTTCGGCGGCGTGGCCTCGCTCTTTCTCCGCGGCGGCGAGTCCGATCACGTTCAAGTTCTCGTCGACGGCGTACAGGTCAACGAACCGGGCGGCGGTTTTGATCTGAGTCATCTCACCGTGCACAACGTCGAGCGGATCGAGATTCTGCGAGGACCGGGCTCGGCGCTCTTCGGCTCGGACGCCGTTTCGGGCGTCGTGCATGTGATCACCCGGCGCGGCGCAGGCCCAGCCAGGTACGAGCTCGACTTCGGCGGCGGCAGCTTCGGCTCGCTCAGGTGGCAGAACCGCTTTTCGGGGAGCTCCGAAGCGGTCTCGTACAGCCTGGCGGTCGGAGGCTCTCGCACCGACGGCATCCTCGCATACAACAACGAACACTCTCAAACCACTCTAAGCGGCAGCGTGCGGATCACGCCGGATCCCCGAACCGACGCTTCGGTATCGCTGCGGTACCACGACCACACCTTCCACTTCCCCACCGACGGCGCCGGGCGACTCACCGACCGAAACGCCTTCACTTTCGGCGACGTTCTCTCATTGGGGCTCGAAGCGACCAGGCGCTGGACCGATTCCTTCTCGACTCAGGTGCTGTTGGGCTTGAACGAATCCGATCGCGGCAGCGACGACGCCCCCGACGACGGCGCCGACACCCTCGGATTCTACGGCTACTCGAGTCTCGACAATACCCGTCGCGCCTCAGCCGACGTACGTGCGGTCTACCGGTTCGCGGGAGTTCTGGCGGCGGGTGTCGAGTTCGAGAGGCAGTCGATGCGCAGCTTCAACGAGTCGCTCTCCGAGTTCGGGAGCAGCGGAGGTGGAAGCTCCCATCGACGTGACAACCGGGCGCTTTACGGACAGCTGTCCTACCCGGTAAGCGGATTTTCACTCGACGCCGGTGTCCGCCGGGAAGACAACGAGCGCTTCGGGTCCGCCACCAGCTTTCGCACTGGTGGAGTCCTGCGCCTCACGGATACAGGTACCCGCTTCAGGATCTCGGCAGCCACCGGGATCAAGGAACCTACCTTCTACGAGAGCTACGCCACGGGATTCGTGCGCGGAAATCCCGATCTCAGACCCGAACGTTCGACATCCTACGAGGTCGGCCTGGAGCAGGAGGTATCGAGTCGGGCAGGGCTTGCGGTCACGGCGTTCAACCAAAGCTACCGCGACCTCGTCCAGTATGCCGGCGCAGCAGCACCGGAAGAACCCAATTTCCACAACGTCGCGGAGGCTCGGAGCCGCGGCATCGAGCTGGAAGGCGACTTCGAGATCGGCTCTCTAAGCGCCACGCTCAACTATACCTGGCTCGATACCGAGGCCGTCGACACAGGATTCGACGAGGGACCGGGGGCGGCATTCGTCGAAGGCGAGGCTCTCCTCCGCCGACCCCGACACCATCTCGCCCTCACGGCAGGTCTTGACTTGACCTCGACCTTCAGGGTGGACGCCTTCCTCAGGCGGGTGGGAGAACGGCGCGACCTGGACTTCACCGGTTGGCCCGCCGAATCCGTGACTCTACCTGCCTACGTCGTCACCGACTTGGCCGCATCGTTCGATGTCGTCGCACCTAAGCGGGGCAGACCCGGGTTCGCCGTCACCGTGCGCGCGGAAAACCTGCTCGACGAGGTGTACGAAGATGTATTCGGGTTCGTCTCACCGAGCCGCGGCATCTATCTTGCAGGTCGGTTGACTGCGGGAGGGTGA
- a CDS encoding thymidine kinase yields MNGGRGRIEVITGVMFSGKTEELIRRVRRALIAGRRVQLFKSHLDDRYGGRFFVSSHNGSQVSAEPVSKSEQLAEKVQRETDVVAFDEVQFLDDGICAVATALADAGVRVILSGTDMDFRGEPFGSIGELLTRAERIDKLSAICLVCGGRATRNQRLIGGEPAPADGPVVLVAGTGSYEARCRSCHVVPEPTRS; encoded by the coding sequence ATGAACGGTGGACGCGGCCGGATCGAGGTCATCACCGGCGTGATGTTCAGCGGCAAGACGGAGGAACTGATCCGCCGAGTCCGACGTGCACTCATTGCCGGACGGCGGGTCCAGCTCTTCAAGTCGCATCTCGACGACCGCTACGGCGGTCGGTTCTTCGTCTCCTCTCACAACGGAAGCCAGGTCTCCGCCGAGCCGGTCTCGAAATCGGAGCAACTCGCTGAGAAGGTTCAGCGGGAGACCGACGTTGTCGCCTTCGACGAGGTGCAGTTTCTGGATGACGGCATCTGCGCGGTCGCCACCGCCCTGGCCGACGCCGGGGTGCGCGTGATCCTCTCCGGCACCGACATGGACTTCCGCGGCGAACCCTTCGGTTCGATCGGCGAGCTGCTGACCCGAGCCGAACGCATCGACAAGCTCTCAGCCATCTGCCTGGTGTGCGGCGGACGCGCCACACGCAACCAACGCCTGATCGGCGGAGAACCGGCCCCGGCCGACGGGCCGGTCGTTCTTGTGGCGGGAACCGGGTCCTACGAGGCGCGTTGCCGGAGCTGCCACGTGGTGCCGGAGCCTACGCGAAGTTGA
- a CDS encoding zinc-ribbon domain-containing protein, whose translation MNRNCVCGAELPPGARFCSQCGAQAHRGADQGIEGGRASRSRTGTLAGDSVRSGRGERSRRSADHPDARRRERRQRILLTAGSLAMVGVIAILGVRMAARGGTDSQPQPAGPAVPAGGSGTSANPPDLSTMTELEAADRLFNRVMTAVAAADTAEVERFAPMAIAAYDLAGPLDADGLFHVALIEHAVGMVHEALATAEGILEDEPDNLLGLYAVIVSAHDAGDVVRAREALQHLSQVYEREMATGKPDYVEHRAITLTMVEDLTAILDGSGEGLAYSEAKPTATEAKPDGFRAVSGEPGRS comes from the coding sequence TTGAATCGAAACTGCGTCTGCGGTGCGGAACTTCCTCCGGGAGCGCGGTTCTGCAGCCAATGCGGTGCGCAGGCCCACCGGGGGGCCGATCAGGGAATCGAGGGCGGGCGCGCCTCCCGGAGTCGGACCGGGACTCTTGCCGGGGATTCGGTGCGCTCCGGACGGGGGGAGCGCTCCAGGCGTTCGGCCGACCATCCCGATGCCCGGCGCCGGGAACGCCGACAGAGGATCCTCCTCACCGCGGGGAGCCTGGCGATGGTAGGGGTCATCGCGATACTCGGTGTGAGGATGGCCGCGCGCGGAGGCACCGACAGCCAGCCGCAGCCGGCCGGTCCCGCGGTCCCCGCCGGCGGAAGCGGCACGAGCGCGAACCCGCCCGACCTGTCGACCATGACCGAGCTGGAAGCTGCCGACCGGCTCTTCAACCGGGTCATGACCGCAGTCGCCGCCGCAGACACGGCAGAGGTGGAAAGGTTCGCCCCCATGGCGATCGCGGCCTACGATCTCGCCGGCCCGCTCGATGCCGACGGCCTCTTTCACGTCGCCCTGATCGAACACGCCGTAGGCATGGTGCACGAAGCTCTGGCGACCGCCGAGGGCATACTCGAAGACGAACCCGACAACCTGCTCGGCCTCTACGCCGTGATCGTGTCCGCCCACGACGCCGGAGACGTCGTCAGGGCGAGAGAGGCTCTGCAACACCTGTCGCAGGTCTACGAACGCGAGATGGCTACCGGCAAACCGGACTACGTCGAACACCGGGCGATCACGCTGACGATGGTGGAGGACCTCACCGCGATCCTGGACGGGTCGGGAGAGGGCTTGGCATACTCCGAAGCGAAACCGACAGCTACCGAAGCGAAACCGGACGGCTTCAGGGCGGTCTCCGGCGAGCCCGGAAGGAGCTGA
- a CDS encoding DUF819 family protein has translation MALAPVTIAALITLCAFLAFWLESRVPAISKMGSSLIALVLGAALSNTGVLPAESPVYDVIAGPVTLLAIAWLLLAVNLRDLKLAGGRMLGAFGIAVLGTVLGAFFGAFVFADALGDDAWRLAGTLTGTYSGGSLNFTAVGRAVELPAAIFLGANASDAMLTGLWLGVTILLPGVIGRFYPAYGTRGGGADGEGPVAGVATSTDGEVEPSSPATPANDHPFFRQASLSALDLARTCALGIALLALAEIITGGLAALEGDGRLVTLLRSVPSVLWLTTLALVAGHVPATRRPPGAMVLGSFALHLFFVLIGVWSRFTDIVEVGPAVFLYTLLVIAVHGAFVFGVGRLVRLDIASLAVGSQAAVGGPASAVAIAVARRWPALVLPGIVVGLLGYAAGTYLGLAVAALTRVSL, from the coding sequence ATGGCTCTCGCTCCCGTCACGATCGCCGCGCTGATCACGCTCTGCGCCTTCTTAGCGTTCTGGCTCGAAAGCAGGGTGCCCGCCATCTCGAAGATGGGCTCGTCGCTGATCGCCCTGGTTCTGGGAGCCGCTCTTTCGAACACGGGCGTACTTCCAGCCGAATCCCCGGTCTACGACGTGATCGCGGGTCCGGTGACTCTTCTGGCGATAGCCTGGCTCCTTTTGGCGGTGAACCTTCGCGACCTGAAGCTGGCGGGGGGACGCATGCTGGGAGCTTTCGGGATCGCGGTGTTGGGAACCGTTCTGGGAGCTTTCTTCGGCGCGTTCGTATTCGCCGACGCGCTCGGGGACGACGCGTGGAGACTAGCCGGAACCCTGACCGGCACTTATTCCGGCGGCTCCCTCAACTTTACCGCCGTGGGCAGGGCGGTCGAACTGCCGGCCGCGATCTTCCTCGGCGCCAACGCCTCCGACGCCATGCTGACCGGTCTCTGGCTGGGGGTGACCATCCTTCTGCCCGGGGTCATCGGTCGCTTTTACCCGGCGTATGGAACACGAGGCGGCGGAGCCGACGGCGAAGGACCCGTCGCGGGCGTTGCCACCTCAACGGATGGCGAGGTCGAACCGAGCTCTCCGGCCACTCCGGCCAACGACCACCCTTTCTTCCGACAGGCTTCGCTCTCCGCGCTCGACCTAGCTCGTACCTGCGCCCTCGGCATCGCCCTCCTGGCGCTTGCGGAGATTATCACCGGAGGGCTTGCCGCGCTGGAGGGCGACGGCAGGCTGGTCACGCTTCTTCGCTCGGTACCTTCGGTGCTATGGCTCACAACGCTCGCCTTGGTGGCAGGCCACGTCCCCGCCACCCGTCGCCCGCCCGGAGCGATGGTGCTCGGATCGTTCGCCCTTCACCTCTTCTTCGTCCTCATCGGCGTCTGGTCGCGCTTCACCGACATCGTGGAGGTAGGGCCGGCGGTGTTCCTCTACACTTTGCTGGTGATCGCGGTGCACGGAGCGTTCGTCTTCGGCGTGGGCAGGCTCGTCCGCCTCGACATCGCGTCGCTGGCGGTGGGTTCGCAGGCTGCGGTCGGAGGCCCGGCGAGCGCGGTGGCGATCGCCGTCGCCAGACGCTGGCCGGCTCTGGTGCTCCCGGGCATCGTCGTCGGCCTTCTGGGCTATGCCGCCGGGACCTACCTAGGCCTCGCCGTGGCGGCACTGACTCGGGTAAGTCTGTAA
- the lipA gene encoding lipoyl synthase yields MAAPTTRSGNGSSYGYAPSGKDTGVVRSKGRPQIRAHEGLALVGARDRKPSWLKVRSPGGPKYLRIKELMRSEGLHTVCEEAGCPNIGECWESGTATFMILGDVCTRACKYCGVAHGLPTELDLDEPRRVAETVKRMGLEHAVVTSVNRDELRDGGASVYADLIRRIHDTVPGCSVEVLIPDFKGDEEALRTVVEAKPEILGHNLETVERLHPDVRPGGRYWRSISFLGAVKKIDPGMLTKTSIILGMGERRHEIEKAMADLREAAVDILTFGQYLRPSLMHIPVARWVTPTEFAELKRVGENVYGFSHVESGPLVRSSYHAKEQAREVAAGGPGRIQDVIEADVRAPAEVEFNLVQIQAGRPGRSSGRGAAVGGA; encoded by the coding sequence ATGGCTGCTCCAACCACCCGATCCGGCAACGGTTCGTCATACGGCTACGCCCCTTCCGGCAAGGACACCGGCGTTGTACGCTCTAAGGGACGTCCCCAGATACGAGCGCACGAAGGCCTCGCTCTCGTCGGGGCCCGCGACCGCAAGCCCTCGTGGCTCAAGGTCCGTTCCCCCGGTGGGCCGAAATACCTCCGCATCAAGGAGCTCATGCGCTCCGAAGGCCTGCACACGGTGTGCGAGGAAGCGGGCTGCCCGAACATCGGCGAGTGCTGGGAGTCGGGCACCGCGACCTTCATGATATTGGGCGACGTCTGCACTCGCGCGTGCAAGTACTGCGGGGTGGCCCACGGGTTGCCGACGGAGCTCGATCTCGACGAACCTCGACGGGTCGCGGAGACCGTGAAGAGGATGGGACTCGAACACGCGGTCGTCACCAGCGTCAACCGGGACGAACTTCGAGACGGCGGAGCCTCGGTATACGCCGATCTCATCCGACGAATCCACGACACCGTGCCGGGATGCTCCGTCGAGGTCCTGATTCCGGACTTCAAGGGAGACGAGGAGGCGCTCAGAACGGTGGTGGAGGCGAAGCCCGAGATTCTGGGGCACAACCTGGAGACGGTGGAACGTCTGCACCCTGACGTGCGTCCCGGCGGTCGATACTGGCGATCGATCTCGTTTCTCGGAGCCGTAAAGAAAATCGATCCGGGGATGCTGACCAAGACCTCGATCATCCTCGGGATGGGGGAGCGCCGGCACGAAATAGAGAAGGCGATGGCCGATCTGCGCGAGGCTGCGGTGGACATACTCACCTTCGGCCAGTACCTGCGCCCTTCGCTGATGCATATTCCGGTGGCGCGCTGGGTCACGCCCACGGAGTTCGCGGAGCTGAAACGAGTGGGCGAAAACGTCTACGGTTTCAGCCACGTCGAGTCCGGCCCCCTGGTGCGTTCGAGCTACCATGCGAAGGAACAGGCGCGGGAGGTCGCGGCCGGAGGGCCGGGCCGCATTCAAGACGTAATCGAAGCCGATGTGCGAGCGCCCGCCGAGGTCGAGTTCAACCTCGTCCAGATCCAGGCGGGTCGTCCCGGAAGGTCGTCGGGACGCGGCGCGGCGGTCGGTGGAGCCTGA